In a genomic window of Meiothermus sp. CFH 77666:
- a CDS encoding OsmC family protein produces MATKKVVLHRLGGHRFVGINEQGDKVMVDGDQPSTGMRPMELLLAALAGCTAYDVVDIMEKKRQPLARYRVEAVGERAEEHPKRYTHIVVTHYGAGPNVTREALERAVELSHTKYCSVSATLNAHIETRVVVEPWQGEPQLQQQQ; encoded by the coding sequence ATGGCGACGAAAAAAGTGGTATTGCATCGCTTGGGAGGACACCGGTTTGTAGGCATCAACGAGCAGGGCGACAAGGTGATGGTGGATGGCGACCAGCCTTCCACCGGGATGCGCCCCATGGAACTCTTGCTGGCAGCACTGGCCGGCTGCACCGCCTACGATGTGGTGGACATTATGGAGAAAAAGCGCCAGCCCCTGGCACGCTACCGTGTAGAGGCTGTAGGCGAACGGGCCGAGGAGCACCCCAAGCGCTACACCCACATCGTGGTCACCCATTACGGCGCCGGGCCCAACGTGACCCGGGAGGCCCTCGAGCGGGCCGTGGAGCTTTCCCACACCAAGTACTGCTCGGTCTCGGCCACCCTGAACGCCCACATCGAGACCCGGGTGGTGGTAGAGCCCTGGCAAGGCGAGCCGCAACTTCAGCAGCAACAGTAA
- a CDS encoding SDR family NAD(P)-dependent oxidoreductase, with the protein MQALQDKVYLLTGGGGAIAGAIAQSFIKAGARLAFADAYETTIAQRAQELGGRAFVANLTHYPDAEMLVRQVKAQMGRVDGLIHTVGGFAYAPVKDTDPSLYDRMFDLNMRTLFYMTRAILPELLGQKDGFIAGISAAAAWNGVGPGVALYAAAKAAVATYLRSLDAELTGTAVRVAIVYPMGAVDTPANRKEMPDADPMAWVDPAEIGESLVYAASRSPRGRVLELQIFPPR; encoded by the coding sequence ATGCAAGCACTTCAGGACAAGGTGTACCTCCTTACCGGCGGCGGAGGAGCTATTGCCGGGGCGATTGCCCAGTCGTTCATCAAGGCCGGAGCGAGACTGGCCTTTGCGGATGCCTACGAAACCACTATCGCCCAACGAGCACAGGAACTGGGCGGTCGGGCGTTTGTGGCTAACCTGACCCACTACCCCGACGCCGAGATGCTGGTGCGGCAGGTCAAGGCGCAGATGGGGCGGGTGGATGGTCTGATTCACACCGTAGGGGGCTTTGCTTACGCTCCTGTCAAGGACACCGATCCGAGCCTCTATGACCGGATGTTTGACCTCAACATGCGTACCCTGTTTTACATGACCCGGGCCATATTGCCCGAGCTCCTGGGCCAGAAAGACGGCTTTATTGCAGGTATTTCGGCGGCGGCTGCCTGGAATGGAGTGGGGCCTGGCGTGGCCCTGTACGCTGCCGCCAAAGCCGCCGTGGCTACCTACCTGCGCTCGTTGGATGCCGAACTGACGGGCACGGCAGTCCGGGTGGCGATTGTCTACCCGATGGGCGCCGTGGACACCCCGGCCAACCGCAAAGAGATGCCCGATGCCGACCCCATGGCCTGGGTAGACCCCGCTGAAATTGGTGAAAGCCTGGTCTACGCCGCCAGCCGCAGCCCCCGGGGCCGGGTGTTGGAGTTGCAGATTTTCCCGCCTCGGTAA
- a CDS encoding DedA family protein — MDVTAYVQAVGYLGIFATVFVETGLLVGFFLPGDSLLIAVGLLAAAKKMQLSLALMALFMGSVLGNNLGYYLGRKVGPALLHKARVKPEDLERTRRFMARFGPLSLLIGPYVPVFRAVVPFLCGTVRMPWPRFFVLSLLGSVLWTQGLTLVAYYVGSKIPHLERYVYLILLAGVGFAVLLAAWRAYRSGNLRWPSRKAE; from the coding sequence ATGGATGTAACGGCGTATGTGCAGGCAGTGGGGTATCTGGGCATTTTTGCTACGGTATTTGTGGAAACGGGATTGCTGGTGGGCTTTTTCCTACCGGGCGACTCGCTTTTGATCGCGGTAGGGCTTCTGGCAGCGGCCAAGAAGATGCAGCTTTCCCTCGCCCTGATGGCCCTTTTCATGGGCTCGGTGCTGGGCAACAATCTCGGGTACTACCTAGGGCGCAAGGTTGGGCCCGCCTTGCTACACAAGGCCAGGGTCAAGCCGGAAGACCTCGAGCGCACCCGGCGCTTCATGGCCCGCTTCGGGCCGCTTTCTCTATTGATCGGCCCCTATGTGCCGGTCTTCCGGGCGGTGGTGCCTTTTCTGTGTGGCACTGTTAGGATGCCCTGGCCGCGCTTTTTCGTGTTGAGCCTCCTGGGCAGCGTGCTCTGGACCCAGGGCCTTACCCTGGTGGCCTACTATGTGGGCTCCAAGATTCCGCACCTCGAGCGCTACGTGTACCTGATACTGCTGGCCGGGGTGGGCTTTGCCGTTCTGCTGGCCGCCTGGCGGGCCTACCGCTCGGGGAACCTGCGCTGGCCCAGCCGCAAAGCCGAGTAG
- the mce gene encoding methylmalonyl-CoA epimerase → MNIHHIGIAVEDLEQAAKPYQQLGYTLEAQGTVESQGVEVWMLKSGPSRLELLKATRPDSAIARFIEKRGPGMHHIALATPSLTAELQRLAANGTPLIDTTPRPGFGGHLVAFIHPKWSGGVLVELVEAHA, encoded by the coding sequence ATGAACATCCACCATATCGGCATCGCGGTTGAGGATTTGGAACAGGCTGCAAAACCCTACCAGCAGCTTGGCTACACCCTCGAGGCCCAGGGTACGGTCGAGAGCCAGGGGGTCGAGGTCTGGATGCTGAAAAGCGGGCCCAGTCGGCTCGAGCTCTTGAAGGCCACCCGCCCCGACTCAGCCATTGCCCGGTTCATCGAGAAACGCGGGCCGGGCATGCACCACATCGCCCTCGCCACCCCCAGCCTCACCGCCGAATTACAACGTTTGGCCGCCAACGGCACGCCCCTGATAGATACCACCCCCCGCCCCGGTTTTGGGGGGCACCTGGTTGCCTTTATTCACCCCAAATGGTCGGGGGGGGTGCTGGTCGAACTGGTGGAGGCCCACGCGTAG